The proteins below come from a single Micropterus dolomieu isolate WLL.071019.BEF.003 ecotype Adirondacks linkage group LG05, ASM2129224v1, whole genome shotgun sequence genomic window:
- the ccdc50a gene encoding coiled-coil domain-containing protein 50 isoform X2 codes for MAECNISIDKNKLPGVKEVCRDFAVLEDHCLAYNLQEQEIESHLASNVNKSRLVQKDLQVAKKLQEEEDQRAMVQSQKQHVDIERKDIEIAHEIQEELVRQAEQQRQQEEKDAAIARKLQEKEMKEERRRQKQLEANFEEEYFEDHGASRKPLDLDKDTRYKSSSLGRYDAYAPVRDFSPDYSSTEPKRSRYPRQDPAAPHSRSRFPEHYLVAEGGRSRHADPNPEHLLSPRGKHGDRYPDYEPTETGRARGPGREDTETGVRRKERPTRPTLPQILIDRDKVWDKERDRQRDRDRDRDLERERPMGKDQRREQDLRLERTRDRGQSGDRHKERDRQRQKDRQRARASSAERALEEEPGHSWDRQREGRASWEDEGDDGETERKARGRQRVHSNPEEVFDDLRSEGRGDFRDLRKAEGPGRESIHTHPNGETGRIVHRGSGAVVAENSVEFGLSAATKGLTKLDLREQELKDMEVARKLQEEEIKASKMHVRAAQVAQDEEIARLIMEQEKKEYRKKRERENEREREKEKERERERMAIERRRLEGDHRPNSEEVVRPRTRDEYEHQRQRNNNKPARPPQPRVHDYENVSSGYGYFDNPAPPRPSTRPEAAYKGAYNKR; via the exons ATGGCTGAATGTAACATTAGCATCGACAAGAATAAACTACCTGGAGTGAAAGAGG tgtgcCGAGACTTTGCCGTGCTGGAGGACCACTGCCTGGCCTACAACCTCCAGGAACAAGAAA TTGAGAGCCACTTGGCGTCCAACGTCAATAAGAGCCGTCTTGTGCAGAAGGACCTGCAGGTGGCCAAgaagctgcaggaggaggaggatcagCGGGCCATggtccagagccagaaacagcACGTTGACAT TGAGCGCAAGGATATTGAGATAGCCCACGAGATTCAGGAAGAACTGGTCCGACAGGCAGAACAACAGCgtcagcaggaggagaaggatgcg GCCATTGCTCGTAAGCTGCAGGAGAAGGAGATgaaagaggaaaggaggagacagaAGCAGCTGGAAGCAAACTTTGAGGAGGAGTACTTTGAGGATCACGGAG CTTCAAGAAAACCCCTTGACTTGGATAAAGACACCCGTTACAAATCCTCTTCCCTAGGCCGATATGATGCTTATGCTCCAGTAAGGGATTTCTCCCCAGATTATAGCTCAACAGAACCCAAAAGGAGCAGATACCCAAGGCAGGACCCAGCAGCACCCCATAGCCGCTCCAGATTCCCTGAGCACTACCTAGTGGCAGAAGGAGGGCGAAGCAGGCATGCAGATCCAAACCCAGAGCACCTGCTGTCCCCCAGAGGCAAGCATGGGGACAGGTATCCAGACTATGAGCCCACAGAGACTGGCAGAGCCAGGGGCCCAGGGCGggaggacacagagacaggggtgaggagaaaagagagaccAACCAGACCAACTCTACCACAGATCCTCATAGATAGAGACAAGGTCTGGGACAAAGAAAGGGACAGGCAACGTGACcgagacagggacagagaccTGGAAAGAGAGAGACCCATGGGAAAAGACCAGAGGAGAGAGCAGGACCTCAGGTTGGAAAGAACCAGAGATAGAGGACAGAGTGGGGatagacacaaagagagagataggcagagacagaaagacagacagcgAGCGAGAGCGAGCAGCGCGGAGAGAGCGCTTGAAGAGGAGCCGGGGCACAGCTGGGACAGGCAAAGGGAAGGCAGGGCTTCTTGGGAGGACGAAGGGGATGATGGTGAAACAGAGAGGAAGGCCAGGGGCCGGCAGCGTGTCCACTCCAACCCCGAAGAGGTGTTTGATGACCTCAGGAGCGAAGGGAGAGGGGACTTCCGGGACCTCCGAAAAGCGGAGGGTCCTGGCAGGGAAAGCATTCACACTCACCCCAACGGAGAGACAG GTCGTATTGTGCACCGAGGGAGTGGAGCAGTCGTAGCAGAAAATAGTGTAGAGTTTGGACTGAGCGCGGCCACCAAAGGACTGACAAAGCTTGATCTCCGCGAGCAGGAGCTGAAGGACATGGAGGTGGCAAGGAAACTCCAAGAGGAGGAAATCAAA GCAAGCAAGATGCATGTGCGTGCAGCCCAAGTGGCGCAGGACGAG GAAATCGCTCGACTGATAATGGAACAAGAGAAAAAGGAGTACAGGAAGAAGCGAGAGCGcgagaatgagagagagcgggagaaagagaaggaacgAGAGAGGGAGCGGATGGCAATAGAAAGGAGGCGGCTAGAGGGAGACCACAGG CCAAATTCGGAGGAAGTTGTCCGGCCCAGAACACGAGATGAGTATGAACACCAGAGGCAGAGGAACAACAACAAGCCTGCCAG GCCCCCTCAGCCTCGTGTACATGACTATGAGAATGTGAGCTCTGGCTATGGCTACTTTGACAACCCCGCTCCCCCTCGTCCTTCCACCAGACCTGAAGCTGCTTACAAAG GTGCCTATAACAAGCGGTGA
- the ccdc50a gene encoding coiled-coil domain-containing protein 50 isoform X1 codes for MAECNISIDKNKLPGVKEVCRDFAVLEDHCLAYNLQEQEIESHLASNVNKSRLVQKDLQVAKKLQEEEDQRAMVQSQKQHVDIERKDIEIAHEIQEELVRQAEQQRQQEEKDAAIARKLQEKEMKEERRRQKQLEANFEEEYFEDHGASRKPLDLDKDTRYKSSSLGRYDAYAPVRDFSPDYSSTEPKRSRYPRQDPAAPHSRSRFPEHYLVAEGGRSRHADPNPEHLLSPRGKHGDRYPDYEPTETGRARGPGREDTETGVRRKERPTRPTLPQILIDRDKVWDKERDRQRDRDRDRDLERERPMGKDQRREQDLRLERTRDRGQSGDRHKERDRQRQKDRQRARASSAERALEEEPGHSWDRQREGRASWEDEGDDGETERKARGRQRVHSNPEEVFDDLRSEGRGDFRDLRKAEGPGRESIHTHPNGETGRIVHRGSGAVVAENSVEFGLSAATKGLTKLDLREQELKDMEVARKLQEEEIKVRKDPREASKMHVRAAQVAQDEEIARLIMEQEKKEYRKKRERENEREREKEKERERERMAIERRRLEGDHRPNSEEVVRPRTRDEYEHQRQRNNNKPARPPQPRVHDYENVSSGYGYFDNPAPPRPSTRPEAAYKGAYNKR; via the exons ATGGCTGAATGTAACATTAGCATCGACAAGAATAAACTACCTGGAGTGAAAGAGG tgtgcCGAGACTTTGCCGTGCTGGAGGACCACTGCCTGGCCTACAACCTCCAGGAACAAGAAA TTGAGAGCCACTTGGCGTCCAACGTCAATAAGAGCCGTCTTGTGCAGAAGGACCTGCAGGTGGCCAAgaagctgcaggaggaggaggatcagCGGGCCATggtccagagccagaaacagcACGTTGACAT TGAGCGCAAGGATATTGAGATAGCCCACGAGATTCAGGAAGAACTGGTCCGACAGGCAGAACAACAGCgtcagcaggaggagaaggatgcg GCCATTGCTCGTAAGCTGCAGGAGAAGGAGATgaaagaggaaaggaggagacagaAGCAGCTGGAAGCAAACTTTGAGGAGGAGTACTTTGAGGATCACGGAG CTTCAAGAAAACCCCTTGACTTGGATAAAGACACCCGTTACAAATCCTCTTCCCTAGGCCGATATGATGCTTATGCTCCAGTAAGGGATTTCTCCCCAGATTATAGCTCAACAGAACCCAAAAGGAGCAGATACCCAAGGCAGGACCCAGCAGCACCCCATAGCCGCTCCAGATTCCCTGAGCACTACCTAGTGGCAGAAGGAGGGCGAAGCAGGCATGCAGATCCAAACCCAGAGCACCTGCTGTCCCCCAGAGGCAAGCATGGGGACAGGTATCCAGACTATGAGCCCACAGAGACTGGCAGAGCCAGGGGCCCAGGGCGggaggacacagagacaggggtgaggagaaaagagagaccAACCAGACCAACTCTACCACAGATCCTCATAGATAGAGACAAGGTCTGGGACAAAGAAAGGGACAGGCAACGTGACcgagacagggacagagaccTGGAAAGAGAGAGACCCATGGGAAAAGACCAGAGGAGAGAGCAGGACCTCAGGTTGGAAAGAACCAGAGATAGAGGACAGAGTGGGGatagacacaaagagagagataggcagagacagaaagacagacagcgAGCGAGAGCGAGCAGCGCGGAGAGAGCGCTTGAAGAGGAGCCGGGGCACAGCTGGGACAGGCAAAGGGAAGGCAGGGCTTCTTGGGAGGACGAAGGGGATGATGGTGAAACAGAGAGGAAGGCCAGGGGCCGGCAGCGTGTCCACTCCAACCCCGAAGAGGTGTTTGATGACCTCAGGAGCGAAGGGAGAGGGGACTTCCGGGACCTCCGAAAAGCGGAGGGTCCTGGCAGGGAAAGCATTCACACTCACCCCAACGGAGAGACAG GTCGTATTGTGCACCGAGGGAGTGGAGCAGTCGTAGCAGAAAATAGTGTAGAGTTTGGACTGAGCGCGGCCACCAAAGGACTGACAAAGCTTGATCTCCGCGAGCAGGAGCTGAAGGACATGGAGGTGGCAAGGAAACTCCAAGAGGAGGAAATCAAAGTGAGGAAGGACCCCAGAGAA GCAAGCAAGATGCATGTGCGTGCAGCCCAAGTGGCGCAGGACGAG GAAATCGCTCGACTGATAATGGAACAAGAGAAAAAGGAGTACAGGAAGAAGCGAGAGCGcgagaatgagagagagcgggagaaagagaaggaacgAGAGAGGGAGCGGATGGCAATAGAAAGGAGGCGGCTAGAGGGAGACCACAGG CCAAATTCGGAGGAAGTTGTCCGGCCCAGAACACGAGATGAGTATGAACACCAGAGGCAGAGGAACAACAACAAGCCTGCCAG GCCCCCTCAGCCTCGTGTACATGACTATGAGAATGTGAGCTCTGGCTATGGCTACTTTGACAACCCCGCTCCCCCTCGTCCTTCCACCAGACCTGAAGCTGCTTACAAAG GTGCCTATAACAAGCGGTGA